In Anopheles arabiensis isolate DONGOLA chromosome 2, AaraD3, whole genome shotgun sequence, the genomic window GAAGGGTTATGAGATGGGACACTTTATCATCAGGTGGCTAATTTGcaactttaattattaaaaaaatcattatatcCAATACCATATGTTTTCAAATCGGtttgtgtaaacaaaaaatctaagtAACCATTGCCCTCATTTCCCGCAGGATGGCAGTGTGGCATGGAGCAATTCCTTTcgcagcaacgcgcgttgctaagAGAGCTATGCTCTcaccgctttctctctctcgctgaatGGTTACTCTCACGTCATTGtggcgattttcgattttatatatAGTGAGAAGATTTGACGTTAATGACAGCACTTGCGAATcataaaatcatttgatattgCCGCATCGCCGCATGTGGTTTTATTTCAGATGTCAAAAGTttaaaatcatatcaaataatgattatctttacaaagaaacaacaaaatatcataaTAGTACCTTTAAAAGctagaaaattgagaaaactaATTTCTAATTTACTAATTAAACtaatttatataaaattaCATCGTTTtgagcaaacattttatttactaCTTTATTCACTTATGTTTGAAATCTTAGGTTATGAATCGTTCATGGTAGGCTTTAAACATTGTATTTGAAGTTTTTCTATTATAAGAAAACATTATAAACGTGTTTATTTGCCAAAAATGCAGGTGACCATTTCACCCCACctaaccattttgccccaggtcCCCTTACACTTacatatttttcatgaaactttCACACAATTTTGCTCTGGGCTTAACAATTCGCAATTTGCAATTTTCGGACGCAAAGTTGGCCGACCGCTGATCTAGGCTAATGTATTATTGAGCTTAGCTGTCTATTGATCTATTGATTTACTCATTGTTATGTAAagcaaaatatgtatttatagAACACaaactttaattattttaaaaattgcgCAATTTCAATATTACAAGGCGAGCAAATGTGTTGTAATAGTTATAACGAAACTCACAAGCTATATAACATTGTCATATACTcctataataacataaataatattcttcttcttttttagtgACTTATTAGTGGCTTGGCTtttagtgacttattgattactaTAGCAAGATCGTCAGAGCCCTACGTATTGGAACACGGTCCATccagggcttgaacccatgacgagcatgttgttaagtcgtacaagttgacgactgtaccacgagatcGGCACGATAAGCACAACATAAATAATATTGATGATCATTTTTAATTGTTGGTTCCCAATATGAAACGTAATGTACTTTCTACACGTGAGTTTCACTTTGATCACGTTCTAATTTAAAATTACCTTGCTTTTAAAACAAGCCTTATTACTGGACTGTTCAATAATAGTCGTTCAGAAATGACAATCTTTACTGCTTTTTCATTCAAGATTATCTTGTTCAATTGTACTAATAAATGATGAACTGTAGCATGCacattaacattattttattataacgTAACGAAAATAGCTCACCACATGACTGTTTATTTAAATGTAATAACCTTTTTTGGACAGCTcgtacacaaaacaacaagacAACCATATGCTACGAGTCCAACGGCGTATAAGTATTCTCCTTTGCTTCTATAGTTCCTGATGTAGCTATTGTCCGTCAGAGACGGGTTCTGCATTCGTATAAAAACATCAGGTCAGCTTGTCTGCTAACTTTTCAAGAATTTTATCAAATGTTTGGCGGCAAACATAACTCTACTTCTACTTGACCAATTTTATCTGACATCTTCCATCTCCGATCGCGCCTATCGCGTGTTCATGTTTTGGTGAGAAATGACCAAAGGAAGATAAATTTCTTCGTTTGCGGATCTCCGCAGTCCGACAGCTATTCAGTACAGGTGCGTACATTGGAAACGATTCAACGTGAAACGATACGTACATCGCGCAAACGCTTTCCGGTTAACATGGGGGCATATCCAACACAAACTCGGTGGGGTGGAACCATTCTGATTGCGATAGTGATTGTGTTAATTATCTCAGTGCGAATATCCAGTGCAGCGGATTCAATTTGTGAGCGTATCGACTTCAACGACATAAATACATGGAAGGTGCAACAGTGTTCTGGGTCGCCTCGCGAGATATTTCGCCTAAGAACATACGCTTCGTCACCCTTGTTTCGCCCGTTTCGTGAACGCATTACCTATTTCCTCTCAAACGATGTGCGCGGTATTAGCTGTACGGAATCGATTAACAGTTTCTATATGAACGCTTTCACGGAGATACGCATGATCTATCAGCTAATGTTTAGAAATCCTTGCCTGCTGACCCTGATGGTATACGATTTAGATGTAATGGATCAGTTTGGGGAGCCACTTCTGGCACAAAATTGGACAACCCGTGCGCAAACATCAACGTGGAGTTTGTTTGTAGGAAAGGTGGAACGTGAAATACGGCGTGCGAGAATACAGCTTCAAGCTGATATGAGTGCAGATGGAGAGTTGGCAATAGAGTACATAACAGTGTTCAATCCTCTCGTGCTGGAAGAATTTTGTATGGTATTGGATGAATTTTACACAACGACAGAGACGACAAGCAGGCCTACCACAAGGACTACATCGATTCCGTACACGACTACTAGGCGAACTAGAAGTACCACAACATCCACAACAACCACTACTCTTCCGTtcactactaccactactcaAACAACTACTACTTCTCCTgcgactactactactagtactACTACAACTACGACCACTTCTACAGCAACTGCTACTACCACACCTACTACTACCACACCTACTACTTCTATCAcacctactactactatcacacctactactactaccacacctgccaccactactactaccacaacAGCTACTACCAcacctactactactaccacaacAACTACTACCACACCTGCAACTACTACCTcatttactactactactaccccgtccactactactaccacaccttctactactactataaCATCTACAACTACCAGTACATTACCTTCAACCAGTTCAACAAGTCCTATTACCACTACCACGACGTCTACTACAATGATGCCTACTACAACTACAACGATCACAATCGCTTCTACAACTACTACCTTTCGATCTTCTTTACCTACTACCACTTATACAATTACTTCTTCTACTAGTAATACAtcgcctaccacaactacaACTTCTAGTGCTACTGTttctaaaacaacaaacacaacttCATACACTTCTATGAGTTCATCAACTGCAATGCCAACGACATCTTCCACCACTACTGTTCCTACAACATTTTCGATAATAACATCTGCTATCTCATCAACACCAATTACATttttcacaacaacaaccgatATGACCGATTCACCATACACCACACAATCTACTATACACACAACGGAATCTGTCAGTACTGCTAAGTCGGAGTCACCTGATAGTACAACCACTTCTGTGATGaatacaacaacaagaagacgtcgtactactactaccaccacgtTCAAAACACCAACCATATCTAGCACCTATACAAGCTTTCCTGATTTTAATGGAACGACTGCTGAAAATAGTGTCCCATCACAAAGTACAATAATAAGCACCCCCAGCAGTAGTTCGTCCACTGTACACTCACCCAGTACAACCGTAGCATCTAGCAGCTCAAATCTTCCATCTATACCACCGACACAAACTACCTCAGTGCTGTTCACGACCGAAATATCTACGCAAGCTACACCATGGGATCGTTCTACCACTACAGAAATGCACTCCTCCAGCACTACTGATATTTCTGGAACAGAGCCTATGGTGAAGGTACCAAATGCATCCTATGCGCTATGGATAGCATTAAGTGGTGTGTTTATCGTTCTATTTATCATTGCATCGGCCATCGCTTTATATATCTACGTGTCGGGGGTAGAAATTCACAATGCACTTGGTAGTATTGGCCACTTTTTCGCCTGTAGCAACAAACTCAGCCGCTCGGCGAACGATGAAGACCCTTACGGCACGATGCAGCCAAATAATTTTGACCCATTCGATGCCTATTACAACCAACAGCTACAACAGCAATTGAAGAATAGACTACGTCCCAAACACAACAGTGTAAGCAGTATCagtaacaacagcagcaaagcaaTCCGCCAAAAGTATCCCAAATTTAACGTAGATCCCTATCGGCATGCGACAATGGAGGAAACAGCTAATGAATCATCTTTTGATGCGCCCCGCTTCGAGCTGATGGACGATATCGACGTTATCAAATACAAAAACAGGCTAAATAAACTTTAGACATAGTCAAAACTATATTTTTCAGTTTATCACAATGATGGGAACAAAAGGCAATACATCAGTATCTTATCGACGTAAAATGATGGCAGCATTCTTTGAGCACTCAAGAGCAGGTGATTCTAAAATACATGTATGGGTTTGTCAGTATGCATTCATAACAGCGGGCTTGCACCTATCATTTCAGAATGTTTGACCAACACATCAAGATGCATTCACTTTCAATGGCTCCTTTGAACTGTCGGGGTTGAAACCAACAACACATTACAAGCAACGAAACAGCTTCCTAACGAAGAGCTTCACTCGTTCTGCGCCTGTCCGTCCGAACCATGCTTACTAATGGGGAGTGGTGTTCATTTCTTCCTCATGTGAGAATTCATGCGAAACACATACTTTGCGCAATAGTTACTTCGTTGGAGCGAGCATTGCACGAATCCACTGATGTGTACTAAAAGCCACCTACGTCGAAAATTAGCGTCAGTAAACAGACTTTGATTGTTTCTGTTCCTAGATGTCACCACATGAAAATGCAAATATACTGACTCTGAATTAATCTCCTGCGAACATTGATTATTGTCACGCATGGTTTGAAGAAGAGTGTCATAACAATAAAGTAAATCTTTTACATTCACCAAGAAACGCAAGATTAATGAGAGTGTATTCTGTATTCCCAAGAAATTCGCGATTGCAATCTAATTATTTTCTCTCATGACATACATACTGCGAGTTGCTCTAAAATTATCTTCATCGTAAGTGTTGTTATGTCATCAATTTCTACGCCGACCCGGTAAAAGCTACGATACCACACTACCCATCAATCGCTCCTTAACATTGGTTCATTAATTAGTGGTCACTGTGACGATGGTGAAATGAAGTAGCATACGCCAAACTGTTAAACGCATAAAGTCATTTAGCAGATAGCACTAATGATGCTATTATGTGAGGTTCGGTTCGGTACCGGTTAGAAGCCAGAATGATGAGTTTTCCTCAAGAGCACTAAACTCGACTATTCATACCAAAACTTTAATTCCTCTTTCTTAGTGTGGTTTACTGCAGCAGTAGCATCCTTCCAATTGAAATAGAACAGCATTTCGGCATGAACATATCGGCCAATAAATGATCAACAAATTAAAGTACAAGAACTTTTAAACTCATTACCGaaaaaaatgcatgaaaaTCGCTGAATTTAAGAGATATAATCAAAGCGAATTCAAAAAGGAAACACTTATTGTAATAATTTCAATTACTACCTCATTGTTGATGTATCGTAAAGGGATATATTATTTTAGCCGAAAGCATATCAAGCCCccacaataaataaatgtaagcGTAGGGCAATCAATTCCCTTGGATTCAGCTTAATTAAAAGGACTGGTAGTGAAAGTTACAACCAACGTAATggtggtaaaaaaaaagattgccATACTTCAAACTCGTAAAATATTCCGGCACAGAAGATTCTCAAACTACCTACCGTAGGCGAAAAGGATAAACTTTGCCAAGTATTATAGAAACTTTTACCGGCACAACGACACGGAAGGTAGACGCGTTGAAACATCTTAAATTATGAACGATGCACATTTTTACCCGGGAGATACTCTAATTACGGTCGGTTATAGTTTGAATGACATTACGAATAGGCGatcttcattttcttcctcctGGAACAGACCGGTGTACATACTTTCCTTAACTTTTGCCAAGATTTTCGTTGGCTATCATTCGTATCATGCTAAATGATATCTGTATAGATTTAATGAAGAACTGCCCACTACTACATATTCCATCAGGCTCTTTGAGtgctggaaaaagaaaaaaaaataagatgaATTGTATTTCACTTCAGCCAAACAACTCGTTTGATTGAATTCTCTAGACCAGTTCGaggcaaaacagaaaataatcTTTGATTAATTCTTCCTGATCTTGATTCACATTTTTCTTGTTATCGTTCGCAATCAAAAGTTCTTAGTAAATTTAAtgaattgaagtttttttgctaagaaaactaaattaaaacattatacGCTGGTACAACCGGTACAATCtttgttatttcatttattttattttttcacagaCTTGAAAGAAGTTCGCGAAAAAGGATTTGTTGTATTCTAACTGATTTTTCAACGACTGTTTGCAAATTGTTGTATTCCATTCGAAATGGAATTATCAACTGATTGCATTTGTTGGAAGAATGTGTGTTATTGCTGACTTAATTGTAGCATGAGTTATTTACGTACCATCCTGcaaatttgattcaattttgaATGCGTTAGATGACTAACAAGGATACAAATATTTGACGAAAGATAATAAAGTCATTTTTAGCCATGCGAAGTTAATAAAGACCTATCACACAGTggtggatctaacggtaggcggactaggcggtcgcctggggccccgccgatttaggggccccgtagatcgccattctatagtatgccgtatgggcAGACTACtatttcaagtttactgttcaataGTCCAACAGCAAGTTTAGTAACactaacccccccccccccccagcaaCATTTACAGGGGCATCAACTCGTCCTTCCGCCCCcgtagggcccccgatacccttaatccgccactgctaTCAGATATGAATCGAGAGTCAGATCTTACATTGTTACATTTGATACATTTCAATTGATAGTTAAAAAAACTGACATTTCTAATTGGGTTTGATGTTAGTGCGTTGATCTAATTAATTTCATAGCAAAATGACTTATAATAAAAACGGTAATGATCGGGTAACGTTCCCCTGCATCCTTTGCTTCTTGctctttttaaaaattatcatcTTTGCAATCATTCCGGTGTTTTAAGGTCTAACAAAGTAAAGGCTACATCCTCGTTCGATCTTGCAAAATCCTTTATATATCATATTTAGATCAATTGgtaatttgttcattttttgaTAATTCTGCAAAATAGTCTTATCGACGGTATGATTTAATTATACCATCTTATATTTATAGGGGGCGATTTAGGAACCTTGTAGATCGATAGTCTACGATAGTTAACCTCCCACCACCTCCGCCCCCCGTCAGCAATTAAAGTAAACttttcaatctcccaacagcaagCTGGGTGCAAGtaacaccccccccctccccctcctgtAGGGAGCATCAACTCGTTttaccgcctagggcccccggtaccctaaatccgccactgagTATATCACTAATAGTGAGGTGCTATTAGTGATCTATTAGTTCCATTTTTAGAAAAGTACAGTAAAAtcgtttagttttgttgtttaatgCTAATATACGTTGAGCGTCATTGTCTCGCGTGACATAAAGTTCAtagctcaattttgctttGTCCGATACAGTTGAATAATGTTTGTGTATCAGCGAGATAAATGCCAAACTCAAATAAAGTTtaacttattttaatttatttctctTACATTTATAATCAAAAAATAGGTAGATTGGATGGGTGAATTGAGCTTCTTCAAACTACGCGATGTGAAACTTATCATCCCAATTCATCGAAAACTCATCATATTTCAACAAGAGCTAGCGCGACATTGTCGCGCGAGACAATATCGGGCTTCGTTTATTTGCACGGTTATCTTGCActgatgttgtgttttgacAAATTTCGCACAAGATGCGCTGTTGTCTATATATAAGGCGACGGACCTAAGTTTGTCAAGAAGATACTACGCAATGATCCTGTGACATTCTTAATATGAAATTGATGATGGTTCATGAAGTCAAGAAGTCATCAAAATGCTCTGATTAGGCAGTGGTTATAGATAATATGAGTACAGATTTTTTACCAAtgatggaaaaacacaaacattggcttaataatatttttgatagtttattatttaaagtACTACATTTTGaagatttatgttttttttataagactTCATAAATACATTcttatgtttgatttttcttgACATATTAACTTCAACTTTTTTCACAACAAAGTGCTAATTtgtgaagaaaagaaaacctaGAAAGTTGTGGTGATAATTTTCTAACGGTATtgataaaacatcaaaaatcTTTAATACAACCACTTTCTATTTGCCTGCATAATCGAAAACAATTACATGgttgttataaataaaatccGATCACTTCTTCAATTCCTTATGAAATCAAACCGATTTGGTCCTACTTTATCTCGCTACAATCGACGCGCATATATCcgagctttttttatttgctttactCATGAGGAGAACCTCAAAATCGTTGGTTACACTTCCACCAAATCCAATGATGTACCGAAACCTCTCAAAACTCAGAGACCTTTCAACCACTCAATTTATCTCCATTTGTTTAAACCAATCAACGCTCGGCGGCAAACGCACGTTTAACATCCTTACTGGGGGAACCGTAGAATACCAAAATGATAGCAAAAGCAATATCGTTGAGAGATAAGCAAACTCTTTTCTTCACTTGTCTCGATACATGGGCTTGAACCGCTCAATTCCTGTGcgtttttatgttgctttatCCATCCTTTTGCCAACAACCGTTACGGAA contains:
- the LOC120895523 gene encoding cell wall integrity and stress response component 2-like: MTDSPYTTQSTIHTTESVSTAKSESPDSTTTSVMNTTTRRRRTTTTTTFKTPTISSTYTSFPDFNGTTAENSVPSQSTIISTPSSSSSTVHSPSTTVASSSSNLPSIPPTQTTSVLFTTEISTQATPWDRSTTTEMHSSSTTDISGTEPMVKVPNASYALWIALSGVFIVLFIIASAIALYIYVSGVEIHNALGSIGHFFACSNKLSRSANDEDPYGTMQPNNFDPFDAYYNQQLQQQLKNRLRPKHNSVSSISNNSSKAIRQKYPKFNVDPYRHATMEETANESSFDAPRFELMDDIDVIKYKNRLNKL